DNA sequence from the Salvia splendens isolate huo1 chromosome 19, SspV2, whole genome shotgun sequence genome:
ggaggggcgggggtagcgGCGGCGACAtgggcttcataggcggcacgatattgttcatagtattcttgttcttcgagCTCCGCTTTCGCAATGAtattggtgaaatccatttttgaatttttagagagagtttgagtgagagaggaagatgtagatgagttgtatgaaaaaatatgaatgagagataatttgatatgaaaaatggatgatgaatgtatgtatttatagatgattttgggattaaaaaaataaaaaaaaaacggctatatttttgggaatccgaaaatatatttttttaaatttttggtattatttttcgattttttttaaaaaaattagaaaatccAACGGCTAATCCGTTGGCGAATAGAAACGTGCCACGTCTCCTGCTCAGTgccacggacgtgctcgatgcatcgagcagcgccgtgccagcggcaagagcacagcggcggacagGGTGTTGCTACGCCAGCAGCACGGACGCCGTCTGTCCCAGAGAGAACCCCTGCTCTTATGACCATTAATATTTGAGCCATAAATTAAACCCAATCTCTACTTcataatgtttttttaaaactctCTTTAAGACTTcaatataagtatatttttCTGAAGCCCTTACTATTTACGTATTTTTCCTTAGATTCTGCAGATCCAGTGGCGGATGAAGGTGGCGCCGACCGACCCCACCGTGGGCAGCTCCGTTCCATGGTCCATGGCCTTTGGAGTCGGTAGCTCCTTCCAAAAACACCGCCGCATGAATGAAGCATTCTTTGTTGAATAATACTAATTTTATAGGGAAAAACAAAATGCAATTGTAACAGTGTAAAAAGGTAGATCAATGAGAAAGTAAATGACTGTAGTTCGATCAAAGGCACATCGAAATTTTTTTGAGACTATCATTCACAAAACGTATTCAACTATTTGTGTTGAtcttagaccatccactacgcgtcccgcgccgggctcgcgtttCGTCCCAGAGGGACGGGTCCTCCGCGAGACCCGTTGCAACGATCATCCCGTCCCGAGCCCACGCCCGTGTTGTCCCGTAGCCCGTAGACGCGAGACACGGGACGCGCCGTCCCGCCACGCGCCCGATGcttgcgtgacgcccactcgctggcccgcgagtgggcgtcgtcacggatgacgcaataattcatttttttaaaaattttgaattttaataaataaattcaaaatttcaaacgGTACTATTAGATTGGTCGTTGTATAAACCAATTATAGTTACCGGCCCAACGTACTATTAGAAAACTTATTAGTATGATTTTCAGCATATATACACATAATTTTCCCACCTAATTGTATACATACACCACTCGTTAATTTCTCCCGCCCAATATAGCAAgtattgtgtatatatatagcTACACCACACATTTACACACACATACTACTATAAAAACAATCAAACACCAGTACACCACACTTATACACACAAAATCATCTCTATACCCAAACTATATATAAACACTCTCCCCCAAACCTTTTACTCCTTTTGCATGAAAATCCCAAACTCATAGAAACAGACAAAAATGGGTTTGCAAAGCCAGTTATCCGACGTGTCATCCGAATCCACCCTCATACTCGCCGTCGTCCTAATCGGAAAAGGCGTACGTTATCTCCGATCCCCACTCTCCACTATCCTGCGCACAATCGGCGTATTCTCCACCAGCTTTGACCCCCATTCCATCGGCTCGTTAAACGACGTTGCGGGATCCGGTCTGGCCGGAGTCATCCTCCTCTGCGAGCAGCTGAATCTGAACCGGGCGCAATCCTACGCGAACCGGTCGGGCTACCGGTCCGGTTCGGAATGCGTTGTGTGCCTGAACCGGTTCGCGGAGGGGGAGAGCCTGCGCAAGTTAGCGTGCTGCCACGTGTTCCACAGGGATTGCTTGGACGGCTGGCTCGGTCAAATGAATTTCAGCTGCCCGCTATGCCGTGCGCCGCTGGTGACCGAAGAGCGAGTGCAGAGCACGCGGATGCGCGTGGGCGGTGACGTTATGGCGTGGTTTCCTTTTGAGTAGTGGATCTAGCGGCGGCGCGTGGTTTGCGACGGTAGTTTTGAACTTTGacttattcattttctttttatttttttagggagTATTTTTCTTCTCTGTTTGTTGAAGAGTCGCGTGGAATGTCGATGACTCTtccctatttttaaaataaatcatgAATATATTGCATTTAAAGCTATCTCTTTGTTCACGGTTACAAGTTTTTTTTAGTAGTATGAATTTTGAGAAACGTAAATAAATGTGAAATGAAAAATTTATG
Encoded proteins:
- the LOC121779377 gene encoding E3 ubiquitin-protein ligase RHA2A-like; the encoded protein is MGLQSQLSDVSSESTLILAVVLIGKGVRYLRSPLSTILRTIGVFSTSFDPHSIGSLNDVAGSGLAGVILLCEQLNLNRAQSYANRSGYRSGSECVVCLNRFAEGESLRKLACCHVFHRDCLDGWLGQMNFSCPLCRAPLVTEERVQSTRMRVGGDVMAWFPFE